A region from the Inhella inkyongensis genome encodes:
- a CDS encoding response regulator transcription factor yields the protein MSLIPKKGNVFVVDDDEAVRDSLQWLLEGKDYRVKCFDSAESFLARFDPREVACLICDIRMDGMSGLELQDKLIERKSPLPLAFITGHGDVPMAVQTMKKGAIDFIEKPFKEDSLVALVEKMLEQARTVFASHQEAASRDALLSRLTTREAQVLERIVAGRLNKQIADDLGISIKTVEAHRANIMEKLNANTVADLLKIALGANTAKA from the coding sequence TCGTCGTGGACGACGACGAGGCCGTGCGTGACTCCCTGCAATGGTTGCTGGAAGGCAAGGATTACCGCGTCAAGTGCTTCGACTCGGCCGAATCCTTCCTGGCCCGCTTTGACCCGCGCGAAGTCGCCTGCCTGATCTGCGACATCCGCATGGACGGCATGAGCGGTCTGGAGCTGCAAGACAAGCTGATCGAGCGCAAGAGCCCCCTGCCCTTGGCCTTCATCACCGGCCACGGCGATGTCCCCATGGCCGTGCAGACCATGAAGAAGGGCGCCATCGATTTCATCGAAAAGCCCTTCAAGGAAGACTCCCTGGTTGCCCTGGTCGAGAAGATGCTCGAACAGGCGCGCACCGTGTTCGCCAGCCACCAGGAAGCCGCCAGCCGCGACGCCCTGCTGAGCCGCCTGACCACCCGCGAGGCCCAGGTGCTGGAGCGCATCGTGGCCGGCCGTCTGAACAAGCAGATCGCCGACGACCTGGGCATTTCCATCAAGACGGTGGAGGCGCACCGCGCCAACATCATGGAAAAGCTCAACGCCAACACCGTGGCCGATCTGCTCAAGATCGCACTGGGCGCCAACACCGCCAAGGCTTGA
- the folD gene encoding bifunctional methylenetetrahydrofolate dehydrogenase/methenyltetrahydrofolate cyclohydrolase FolD yields the protein MSAQLIDGNALAAKLRAHMTTEVARLTALGHRPGLTVLLVGEDPASQVYVRNKVKACEAIGMASSLERHPADMSEAALLARIQELNADPAVHGILVQLPLPKHLNSDLVIETIAPEKDVDGFHVASAGALMVGQPGFKPCTPYGCMKMLEDIGCNPRGKHAVVIGRSNIVGKPMAMLLLQASATVTICHSATPNLAEITRQADILVAAVGRPRFVTADMVKAGAVVLDVGINRTPEGKLCGDVDFDAVRQVAGWITPVPGGVGPMTITMLLQNTLEAAQRKAGA from the coding sequence ATGTCTGCACAACTGATCGACGGCAATGCGCTGGCCGCCAAGCTGCGCGCCCATATGACCACCGAGGTCGCCCGCCTGACCGCCCTGGGCCACCGGCCTGGCCTGACGGTGTTGCTGGTGGGCGAGGACCCCGCCAGCCAGGTCTATGTGCGCAACAAGGTCAAGGCCTGCGAAGCGATTGGCATGGCATCCAGTCTGGAGCGCCACCCGGCCGACATGAGCGAGGCCGCGCTGCTTGCGCGCATTCAAGAGCTGAACGCCGACCCGGCCGTGCACGGAATCTTGGTGCAGTTGCCGCTGCCCAAACACCTGAATTCCGACTTGGTGATCGAGACCATCGCGCCGGAAAAAGATGTGGATGGTTTCCATGTGGCCAGCGCCGGCGCCCTGATGGTGGGTCAACCCGGTTTCAAGCCGTGCACGCCCTATGGCTGCATGAAGATGCTGGAAGACATTGGTTGCAACCCCCGGGGCAAACATGCCGTGGTCATCGGCCGCTCCAACATCGTGGGCAAGCCCATGGCCATGCTGCTCCTGCAGGCCAGCGCCACGGTCACGATCTGCCACTCGGCCACGCCCAATCTGGCCGAGATCACGCGCCAGGCTGACATCCTGGTGGCTGCAGTGGGCCGCCCTCGATTCGTGACGGCAGATATGGTCAAGGCCGGAGCCGTGGTCCTGGACGTCGGTATCAACCGCACGCCCGAGGGCAAGCTCTGTGGTGATGTGGACTTCGACGCAGTTCGGCAGGTAGCCGGCTGGATCACCCCGGTGCCAGGGGGCGTGGGACCGATGACCATCACCATGCTGCTGCAGAACACCCTGGAAGCCGCGCAGCGCAAGGCGGGCGCCTGA